cagtggaacttactctcgTAAGACTTTGTTGCTTCTGAACACCTTAAATTCAATCTCCAAGAAGTTATTGCATTCTTCTATCTGTCTTGGCCAGTGctgcactggctggggctgatgggagatgtagtgcaAAACATTAAGTTTGTTATTAGatgtatattccacctttctccgAGGTGCTCAAGGTggtgcaaggtaggttaggctgagagactgtgagcaGTCCAAGGTCTCCCAGGAAGATTCGCAGCTGAGTGGAGATTTTAATTCTGGCCTCCCAGGTTCAAGTCAAGGAAGATTGTTCTTCATTTCCCTCTTGACTTGCTTAAGTCCTGTTTGCCTCTCTGTATCTGTATCCACATGACTTGTTTGGGCAGTTATGCCTTGAGTCATAAATATTGCATTTAATGTCCCTGCAACATGTGTAATGCAGCAAACAGTGAGTGTGGCAGATGGCTTAATAAAATGTAAGGAATGATTTTTATCCAAACTATAGCATGTGATGATTGGCATTTCCATAGTACATAGTGGACCTGGATATACATGAAGGTGTGGCTGTGTATCCGAAGAGCTCAGAAGGCAGATGTTCCTCTTGCTCTGCCTCCTGCCGTTGATGTTTTCAACTATTGTCATAGCTTATTTGATTGTTCAGACGACTTGGAATACTTATTCCTGCTTGTGGATACTTCTGCTCACTTTCTGCCTATCAAGGAAGCATATTCATTGCTGAATTCTTTCAGTTGCTAATTTGAACTCATAGCATGCTTTGCATTCTACTTGAATTGTTTTTATCAAGGAAtagtttttttcttttacttttctgATGTAAATTTTATAGTATCCTCCATTCTCATGCTAATTCACACAGGTTGTATAAAACCTTTAAAACAGGAAAAGTATTCTGAATACATTTTCATTATGTctgtctcttttttatatataaattagcCATTGTTTTGCTAGCCATTACCTGTACATGAATTGCTAGTCTTTATAAACTTCATTATGTTGCTAGTCGTGATAGTTTGAACAATATTTATTAGAGCTGAAATCAATATATACCATCTAGAATTAATGCATCTTTCACTTGTAATTTCAGCATTCAGCTTGGAGACGTGCAGAATTATGATATCAATGTTGGATGTATCCTTGCAAAAAGTCTTTAAGTATAACTGTAAACTTCATTTCATATGAAACCAGCTGGACCCAGGTTCAATATACAACAGGACCAAGGTTTCGGGATGCAGGGTTCTGAATATGTTTAGGAACAATCTTGTTTTGAAAGATGAAAAGAAACTAAGATTGATGAGGTTGTAGGGCCAGCTAAGCattaaaaaacatgttttagaACCTTCACACCATATTTTGTGTTAACAGAAACTGGATACACCAGCAAAGCTAATTCTGGACACTGATTCTGGGGGTTAAGCTACAGCTGCTGGCTTTGTGcagtgggaactgcagtttaaacTACAGGCTCTGTGTGTTAGCCAGCATGTGCTAGTTACTGGGCTATCCCAACTCAAATGTGACCAACAGCAACAAAGTAGTGAGTATTGAATGGTATTTATGTACCAAGTGACAGGAAATAACTTAAAGTAATGTGTgtggttttaaaaacaaacaaacaaaaaagcctgCAATATTAGAGATAAGTTTGGAAAGCATACTATACttaaaataaactttatttcATACCACCTAGGTTGGCAGTACTTGGTTTTGTGCTGCCTTGGAacacactgatattttaaggattttCCTTCTTGACCCTTTGCATCCTGTAGATCAGGgtgtaaataaacaaaaaacaagaaataATTTCACTTGCTCGGATAACTTGAACGTAGAACAGCAGCTTAAAATGTTCTAAGCAAACTCCTGAATAAGAAGTTGGAAGATatgtattcaaaacaaaaaatctaATGCAGGTTTATGTATTTCTGTTCACCAACTTTCTTCAAGATGGTCTGTTTTCTTAACTATTACATTAGAGAGAGAATACTGGGAAAATGGGATACAATGAATTTAAGGAACTCTGGGCCGCTCTCAGTGCTTGGAAACAAAATTTCATGATGATAGATCAAGACCGAAGTGGAACTGTGGAACTTCATGAATTGACTCAAGTCATTGTAGCTATGGGTATGATACGTTGGCTAGACATGTGTTTTCAAGTAACTAATTATTTCCCTGTAAAAGTAGAATGGGTTGCTAGGAAGagtatttaaaaatattcagGACGTTATACAGTATTTTAGTGATTGGCTCTAGATAAATCTTGGTCATAACTTGCTCAGTCTATGGGTAGAAGAGCAAGCCTTTAAAGGAACTCTGAGCAGAGTATTGAAGGATGTATGTGAACAGGAGTCTGACATTTGAAAGGATGAAGTTGAATCATGTATTGCTGCTCTCTTCTCAAAGCATCTTCATACAAAACAACCTTTGGTCTGAATTGTCCGGGATTTTGAAAATCTTCATTGATTGATTACAGGGTACACAAATAATGCAGGATTGAATTGCTCAGGCATTCATGACAGAAGGCGATAGTTCCAGTGTGAGCACAGTAGAAAAAGCTGCTGGCTTTCCTATTAGAGAACAGGGAGATTGATTGGGAGGACATCTTTGAAGTCCTATTAGTTTCTAGTAATCCATTCTGATCAATGTGCCTGAGAACTCTGGGTTTGGGACCAGCATTACAGCTGTAGATGTGATTCTGGGAGCCCATGTCTTTGCAAAATGGGGTAGGTGGTGGTCTAGAATCAGCCAGGTGCTTATTCCTTCTCTTCCTTGCCCATTGCTTCCTCCTCTACAGTCCCCTTCTCACAGTTTGGGCTCTAAATCCATATTTACACATTGCAGGAAAAGCATTTGGGGAGGAAGGTTAAGCAATTCTCTTTCACTTGCCCATCTCTGCTCCTGACATCCATATCCGGGTCCCTAATGAATGTGTGAGACAGTCCTTAGAGCAATGGACCTACCTTCCTACCCTTAGtctgggaaggaaggaatataTCATAGTATTATATAATTTCCCCACTGTACCTAGAAGGGAAAGATGCAGCTCCCTCACTCAACACCTGCTTTATTCGTGGAGTGCATGTATTGTGTTCCCCTCTTGAGTTTTAGTTCAAAGAGGGCTGTGAATGCCAGGAGCTGTTTATAAATATTAAGATAACAAAAACGCTTATTTaagccttttgctctgaagttgatcttaaaaacatgtttttctcctTGACCTTGTCTAGGTTATAGGCTAAGCCCACAGACATTAATTGCTATTGTAAAACGTTACAGCAAGAATGGCAGAATCTTTTTTGATGACTATGTGGCTTGCTGTGTGAAGCTTCGGGCTTTGACGGGTAAGGTGCTTTATAGTTATTTTTGTAACAATTCTGTATCTGATGCCAGTTGATGACtatttttgttacatttgtaACTAATTTTTTCTATGTTGTCAGCTGCCTTGAGCACGGTTTGAACTGTAATGCAGCATTAGAATCTGAAGTGAGATTAAATTTAAGGGGTGAAATCCCATGATGTGCAAGTGGGCTTCCACTcacttcccctttctctttctcctgcaCACTCCAAAATCTGCTCTGTAGGGTTGACagtcctccagaacagattttgagggtgtgcaagcaagaggagagggaggtgTCATATTGGAAGTCCCAATATGCAAGCAGAAGTCTATTCTCTCTTTCGTAGGCAGTATCTGATGCAACCCAAGGACTCCTTGCACTCTTACTTTTTTCAGCTTAAAAATCAGGTCATTGTGAAATACAAAATGCAGTAAATGTGACAAAATACTCAGCAGCTGGGTCTGGGAGCATGATATTCAGGTAGCTGCAAAGCACGGCATAAACTTGAAACATCTGGGGCCAAATTGTGTGCCTTGTATAATCTCGTTGACTTGATTAGGACTGAACATTACTGAGAGAATTGTCTGATTTCTTTGTCAGTGGAATTTATTGTAACTAAATTGAGAAGGTTGCTTTTGGAGGATATAATCTTGTGTTTGGTATAATATTTTAGCCCAGTTCCAGTCAGTGAGACTTGAGCATGCAAACAAGCATTTCAGAATGTGCATCAGTATGTTTACAATATAAATGTTACTTTCTTTTAACAGATTTCTTTAGGAGAAGAGACAGCATGCAACAGGGCATTGTGAATCTTGTATACGATGATGTAAGTAACATAACTAATAACTGGTTGTTCAAATTATAACTTTCATTATGTACCTGCAATAttttcaggtgttttttttttctggagAAAGAATACTCTCAAAGTAGTGATTGTTCTTGGGAAATAATCTCAGAATAGTGTTGAACCTCTTTCAGAATCTCATCTGTGGTGTCCTGTGCATTAAACAAGTTTTGGCACTGTGTTTTTCTCCCAACACCCTTAGTTCAGTTGAACTGTCACGCTTGAAATCTTGATTAGCCAGTTTGGTTATACTGTACTCCGGGATGTACAGCCTTTGGAAACTATTTGTATGAATGCTAATAGTACAGCAGGAGTTCCAATAAATTTTGCATTGGAAAATCTGCAAAAACAATGCAGTTCTAATAATGCATCTTAAGTAGTAACTGCAAATGTTGTTATGGGCCTTATTTTGATTGCGGTTAGGTAttggatcatagagttggaagggatcacaagggtcatctagtccaaccaatgcaggaatctttcacctagCCTGGGGCTTGAATCCACAGCTCTAGGATTACGACCATCTCTATTTTCTAAGCAGAGAGATGAATGAGTCTCTTGGCCATGCATGTCGCTTTTTTGCTCCTTCCTTTTTGTGAGTGAAATATTTAAATATAGAACTATTTAAATATTCCAAAACTCTATTTTGTCTGAACCAGGAAACTCTGAGTAACTGCTTTGGAATAAGTCAGGATATGAAGCCACGGTTCATAGGAAATTAGTTGAAGAGTTCCTGTTTTATTCCTTCTTTGAAGGAGTATGGTCATCTGAACCAGCCCACTCTGTTAGAGTAGTCTTGACTAATGTGTTATTAGGCAGGTGTGTGCACACATTGTATTCAAAACACTGGTCCTTTGTGCATTAAATACGGTTTTTCAGATTTGGGATGTTTATGGCATGTCCTTCAGCTGGGAAAACATAAGTGTTTGGGGCAGGTAACTCATTCACAGTTCTTTATTTTCCTGGATTATTACTACTGTCATGGAAAGCAGTTGGAAGAATAGATCAAATAGATTCCTTGAACTGCATATTCAGTTCTCTCAATTTCCATCTCAACAGTAGCAGAACTCGCTGCAATTGCCAAACCCTACCACTATGTGTAGCTTTCAGCCTGCAAAGATACAAATATACAGGGAACAGACTGCCAAGGCATCTAAAACTAAGCAGATGCATGTCTATGCTTTATCACAATTTTAGGGCAGATGATTTTCATTATCAAATTTTGCGTCTCTTGTTGCATTAGTACTCTTTGTTCAAGTAATGAGGAGCCACATTGGGTGTTACTGAATACTGAAAGTACTGTGTAGGATGGTGATAATCTGTGTGTTTTGGGGTTTGGTGGTTTTTGCTGTTGCTGGCATACAGTAAAAAACTTGACTCTGTTTTGATAATAAAGTATATCTAAATTCAGTTATGATTCTCTGGTCAATAATTTTATTTGACTGGCAcatttttacctttttatatttgcTTGAATCCACTGTTGAACTTCTGTAAGCAGCAAACTCAATTTTTTCACACAAGGGCTTTTGAGGCTACTGTTTATGAAAGTAGGAAAACAGTGTGTTTCTGAACCCCTCCACAACCCCCTGAGCTGATTGCCAACAATACCAATCCTCCTGTGCAGATTTTCAGGAGGCACAATGGACTTATAGGGtgaagcttcctcctcctcccttctttcaACAAAAACATTTTGTGAGCAGAATTCTGCTCTGATTTTGACAATTGGCCCCAATATATTTTACTTCTTGACCTGCGTATAGTGAACAAATCCCAAACTGCACTATGCTCATTCTTTGTCTAGTTAAAAAATCCCTTTCTTTAAATTGGCAGTTAATATtacaattgcttttgtttttcagtTCTTGCAGTGCACCATGGCTATCTGAGTGCCAACTGTGGAAGAAAATTCCATGTATAATTTCAACTACTTTGAGAAAACTAActgaaaatgctgtgaaaatgaagCTGCCATTgatttttccacatttctgcctgCTAATGCATCATTTCTGTATAAATATATTTGACTTTTAGTGTGTAGTTTGACAATAAACAAATGTTCACATTTTACAGTAATTCTTAGAAGTGTGCCATTCTTTATGCATATGGATGGTAGACTTTTTATATTTTGGGATTATGCTCTCAGGATTGATAAGAGGAAACAATCACATTTCATGTAATGGTTATAAACAGGGTTTAGTTTATCTTAAAGTGCACTCCCCCCAATACCTGCTGGCTTAAATTGCAATAAAGATTAGCTGTAA
The Podarcis muralis chromosome 1, rPodMur119.hap1.1, whole genome shotgun sequence DNA segment above includes these coding regions:
- the GCA gene encoding grancalcin isoform X2, producing the protein MPICILSRVWICKGNIHEELTSSSRTSGVMEAWALTLKRTDQDGEVDAEELQRCLTQSGISGTYSPFSLETCRIMISMLDRENTGKMGYNEFKELWAALSAWKQNFMMIDQDRSGTVELHELTQVIVAMGYRLSPQTLIAIVKRYSKNGRIFFDDYVACCVKLRALTDFFRRRDSMQQGIVNLVYDDFLQCTMAI
- the GCA gene encoding grancalcin isoform X1; this translates as MTYPGFGAYGAYRGQVPMQMAMGQPVPGGVQSVAHGGSPGYSVYSGAYAAAAAADPLWTFFSAIAGQDGEVDAEELQRCLTQSGISGTYSPFSLETCRIMISMLDRENTGKMGYNEFKELWAALSAWKQNFMMIDQDRSGTVELHELTQVIVAMGYRLSPQTLIAIVKRYSKNGRIFFDDYVACCVKLRALTDFFRRRDSMQQGIVNLVYDDFLQCTMAI